Proteins found in one Promicromonospora sukumoe genomic segment:
- a CDS encoding tripartite tricarboxylate transporter TctB family protein, translating to MTSNDHPVSTAHTPAAAAAQQNQGSVPLAVVVLVVAAYLAYGTATMEVSDSAAPPGPQFFPVIVTVVASVVGLLLLAQGIRGRLRPAARQGAGSGGSGPDAAADTGPAPASGDAGERIDWRQVAIVAGTFGAFILILEPVGWLVSGALLFAGVSYGLGSAKHLVNIGAGLALSSVIQLAFAGGLGLPLPSGILAGI from the coding sequence ATGACCAGCAACGACCATCCCGTCTCGACGGCGCACACCCCGGCCGCGGCGGCCGCGCAGCAGAACCAGGGCTCCGTCCCGCTCGCCGTGGTCGTCCTGGTGGTCGCCGCGTACCTGGCCTACGGCACCGCGACCATGGAGGTCTCGGACAGCGCGGCCCCTCCCGGGCCCCAGTTCTTCCCCGTGATCGTCACGGTGGTGGCCTCCGTGGTGGGCCTCCTGCTCCTGGCGCAGGGAATCCGCGGCAGGCTGCGACCGGCGGCCCGGCAGGGTGCCGGTTCCGGCGGCAGCGGGCCCGACGCCGCGGCCGACACGGGCCCGGCGCCCGCGAGCGGCGATGCCGGCGAGCGGATCGACTGGCGCCAGGTCGCGATCGTGGCCGGCACGTTCGGCGCCTTCATCCTGATCCTCGAGCCGGTCGGCTGGCTCGTCAGCGGCGCGCTGCTGTTCGCGGGCGTGTCGTACGGGCTCGGCTCGGCCAAGCACCTCGTCAACATCGGCGCGGGGCTCGCGCTCTCCTCCGTCATCCAGCTGGCCTTCGCCGGGGGCCTCGGCCTCCCGCTGCCGTCCGGCATCCTGGCAGGGATCTGA
- a CDS encoding tripartite tricarboxylate transporter permease — MDTFTHLLEGFSTALSPINLLWVTIGAVLGTAVGVLPGLGSAMAVALLLPITFSLDPTGAFIMFAGVYYGGLFGDSISGILLNTPGNSSAIASTFEGHKMALDGRAPQALATAAIGAVIGGLIATTLVAFGAPYMAQLATNFGSAEFFALAVFAFVATSAVVADSVLKGLAALVIGLAVAMIGIEPQSGASRFTMGIPELFDGVSIITVTVGLLALGEVLRVASTARRKGPETSINSKGRPFLSRAEFRKALPAWLRGTGFGLPFGVIPVGGSEIPTFLAYGNERRLDRKRRNPEFGRGAIRGVAAPEAAGNATSGTAMGALLTLGLPTSATAAIMLAAFQQYGMQPGPLMFDRNGDLAWALIASLFVGLVVLVILNMPFASIWARLLLIPRPYLYAGIATFCAFGVYANSTSLVDLGLLLAFGLLGLLMRRYEVPVAPVLIAAILGPMAETELTRTLAVSEGSLTALAASPITITIYLALFATIGGVLISRLRARRSVDV, encoded by the coding sequence ATGGATACCTTCACTCATCTGCTCGAGGGCTTCTCGACCGCCCTGTCTCCCATCAACCTGCTCTGGGTCACGATCGGCGCCGTGCTCGGCACCGCCGTCGGCGTGCTGCCGGGCCTGGGCTCGGCCATGGCCGTGGCCCTGCTGCTGCCCATCACGTTCAGCCTCGACCCCACGGGCGCGTTCATCATGTTCGCCGGCGTCTACTACGGCGGGCTGTTCGGCGACTCGATCTCCGGCATCCTGCTCAACACCCCCGGCAACTCCTCGGCGATCGCCTCCACGTTCGAGGGCCACAAGATGGCGCTCGACGGGCGAGCGCCCCAGGCGCTGGCGACCGCGGCGATCGGCGCGGTCATCGGCGGGCTCATCGCCACCACCCTGGTGGCGTTCGGCGCGCCCTACATGGCGCAGCTCGCCACCAACTTCGGGTCGGCCGAGTTCTTCGCGCTGGCGGTGTTCGCCTTCGTGGCGACGTCGGCGGTCGTGGCCGACTCGGTGCTCAAGGGCCTGGCGGCCCTCGTCATCGGGCTGGCGGTCGCGATGATCGGCATCGAGCCGCAGTCGGGCGCCTCCCGGTTCACGATGGGCATCCCCGAGCTGTTCGACGGCGTCAGCATCATCACCGTGACCGTCGGCCTCCTCGCTCTGGGCGAGGTGCTCCGGGTCGCGTCGACCGCGCGCCGCAAGGGCCCGGAGACCAGCATCAACTCCAAGGGGCGGCCCTTCCTGTCCCGCGCCGAGTTCCGCAAGGCGCTGCCCGCCTGGCTGCGCGGCACGGGCTTCGGGCTCCCGTTCGGCGTGATCCCCGTGGGCGGCTCCGAGATCCCCACGTTCCTGGCCTACGGCAACGAGCGGCGTCTCGACCGCAAGCGGCGCAACCCCGAGTTCGGGCGCGGCGCCATCCGCGGCGTGGCGGCCCCGGAGGCGGCGGGCAACGCCACCTCCGGCACCGCGATGGGCGCCCTGCTCACGCTCGGCCTGCCCACCTCCGCGACGGCGGCCATCATGCTCGCGGCCTTCCAGCAGTACGGCATGCAGCCAGGCCCGCTCATGTTCGACCGCAACGGCGACCTGGCGTGGGCGCTCATCGCCTCGCTCTTCGTCGGGCTGGTCGTGCTGGTCATCCTGAACATGCCGTTCGCGTCCATCTGGGCCCGGCTGCTGCTCATCCCGCGCCCGTACCTGTACGCGGGGATCGCGACGTTCTGCGCGTTCGGCGTGTACGCCAACTCCACCAGCCTGGTGGACCTCGGCCTGCTGCTCGCGTTCGGCCTGCTCGGCCTGCTCATGCGGCGCTACGAGGTGCCGGTGGCGCCCGTCCTGATCGCGGCGATCCTCGGCCCGATGGCCGAGACCGAGCTGACCCGCACCCTTGCGGTGAGCGAGGGCAGCCTGACGGCGCTGGCCGCCAGCCCGATCACGATCACCATCTACCTCGCGTTGTTCGCCACGATCGGTGGTGTGCTGATCAGCCGCCTGCGGGCACGGCGCTCCGTCGACGTGTGA
- a CDS encoding ABC transporter substrate-binding protein yields MARGTGIPRRTGAVLAVTGLAMAVLAGCAVSPGAGVAADLSPEDVSSALQEGGDLLVWAWEPTLEHVVEDFEAEYPNVDVELANVGTGNDHYVVLQNAIRAGSGVPDVAQVEYYALPQFSIAGSLADLAPLGASELDGTYSPGTWGSVTDGDAVYGLPIDSGPMALFYNARTFKEAGVEVPATWDEFVEAARKIHAHDDGTHLIADDGNAGFATSMIWQAGGTPFAVDGTTVTVDLADKGSARFAQMWQQLLDDDLVAKVPEWSDEWFQRLGDGTIAALVTGAWMPANLESGAPGAAGDWRVAPMPQWTKGGTATAENGGSALSITEASTQKALAYGFLQYANAGDGVQVRLDHGNFPATTADLTSPEFLAREPEYFGGQKINEVLSASATGVLPGWQYLPYQVYANSKFPDTVGQAYTGSTPLSDGLGAWQESIVKYGNEQGFTVSGS; encoded by the coding sequence GTGGCACGAGGCACCGGCATCCCCCGCCGCACCGGAGCGGTGCTCGCCGTGACGGGGCTCGCGATGGCAGTACTGGCCGGGTGCGCGGTCTCGCCCGGCGCCGGCGTCGCGGCAGACCTGTCCCCCGAGGACGTCTCTTCCGCGCTCCAGGAGGGCGGCGACCTGCTGGTCTGGGCGTGGGAGCCCACGCTGGAGCACGTCGTCGAGGACTTCGAGGCCGAGTACCCGAACGTGGACGTGGAGCTGGCGAACGTCGGCACGGGCAACGACCACTACGTGGTGCTGCAGAACGCGATCCGCGCGGGCTCGGGCGTGCCCGACGTCGCGCAGGTCGAGTACTACGCCCTGCCGCAGTTCTCGATCGCGGGGTCCCTCGCCGACCTCGCGCCGCTGGGCGCGAGCGAGCTCGACGGCACCTACTCCCCGGGGACCTGGGGGTCGGTGACCGACGGCGACGCGGTGTACGGCCTGCCGATCGACTCCGGCCCCATGGCCCTGTTCTACAACGCGAGGACGTTCAAGGAGGCCGGCGTCGAGGTGCCGGCCACGTGGGACGAGTTCGTCGAGGCCGCACGCAAGATCCACGCGCACGACGACGGGACCCACCTCATCGCGGACGACGGCAACGCCGGGTTCGCGACGTCGATGATCTGGCAGGCCGGCGGGACGCCGTTCGCCGTCGACGGGACCACCGTGACCGTCGACCTCGCCGACAAGGGCTCGGCCCGGTTCGCCCAGATGTGGCAGCAGCTGCTCGACGACGACCTCGTGGCGAAGGTCCCGGAGTGGTCGGACGAGTGGTTCCAGCGGCTCGGCGACGGGACGATCGCCGCGCTGGTGACGGGCGCCTGGATGCCCGCGAACCTGGAGTCGGGCGCTCCGGGGGCCGCGGGCGACTGGCGCGTGGCGCCGATGCCGCAGTGGACGAAGGGCGGCACCGCGACGGCCGAGAACGGCGGCTCCGCGCTGTCGATCACCGAGGCCAGCACCCAGAAGGCCCTGGCCTACGGGTTCCTCCAGTACGCGAACGCCGGCGACGGCGTGCAGGTGCGGCTCGACCACGGCAACTTCCCGGCCACGACCGCGGACCTCACCAGCCCCGAGTTCCTGGCCAGGGAGCCGGAGTACTTCGGCGGGCAGAAGATCAACGAGGTGCTCTCCGCGTCCGCGACCGGTGTGCTCCCCGGCTGGCAGTACCTGCCGTACCAGGTCTACGCGAACAGCAAGTTCCCCGACACCGTCGGCCAGGCCTACACGGGCTCGACGCCGCTGTCCGACGGGCTGGGCGCCTGGCAGGAGTCGATCGTCAAGTACGGCAACGAGCAGGGGTTCACCGTCTCCGGGTCGTGA